The following are encoded in a window of Roseimaritima ulvae genomic DNA:
- a CDS encoding DHA2 family efflux MFS transporter permease subunit: MQLAPPDKQSSRRGSHEHWVLLASIMASGMAFIDATALNVAIPAIQEGFGATGRQVLWIVNAYTVVTAALILFGGALGDRQGRQRVFTSGISLFVTASLAGGLSLNTTHLIIARGFQGLGAALMIPGSLAMLSSSIEPSRRGRAIGIWSACSVVMTALGPILGGALADAGWWRGIFFINLPIGLAAIGILCLKPQQNGEEKPPSWSLDYAGAAFSIVGLFCLNLGLIEVASRDWKDPFVVGSILVGCSCMAAFVWNERRVTHPMLPMSLFTNRTFAAACQLSLCFYSGLYAMLFFLSLNLIQVQNYPSTTAGLAQLPVMVLVILISPLAGHLVDRHGPRLPLTMAGTLATIGFALFAYPSLTSGPADYWTSFFPALVLIGTAMGLSAAPLSTTIMNSVPASQLGIASGINSTLSRLSSVLGLALLGPIAIIQFRGSLLQRGEAFSLDAPAMKTLEQQSRMFADAAPPPGLSESLTTAIEQAIRLAYVDAFRLVSCLFAVGVGASTLATAVLIRRCSQT; this comes from the coding sequence ATGCAATTAGCCCCCCCAGACAAACAGTCCTCGCGCCGCGGCTCGCACGAACACTGGGTTCTGCTGGCCTCGATCATGGCGTCCGGAATGGCGTTTATCGATGCCACGGCACTGAACGTTGCGATCCCTGCTATCCAAGAGGGATTTGGCGCAACCGGCAGGCAGGTGCTGTGGATCGTCAACGCTTATACCGTGGTCACGGCGGCGTTGATATTATTCGGCGGTGCGTTGGGCGACCGCCAAGGGCGCCAACGCGTTTTCACCTCCGGAATTAGCCTGTTCGTGACAGCTTCGCTGGCGGGTGGACTGTCGCTGAATACAACGCACCTGATCATCGCACGTGGCTTCCAAGGCTTGGGCGCGGCGTTGATGATCCCGGGCAGCCTGGCGATGCTATCCAGCAGCATTGAACCCTCTCGACGCGGGCGAGCGATTGGCATCTGGTCCGCTTGTAGCGTCGTGATGACCGCGTTGGGACCGATTTTAGGAGGAGCCTTAGCGGACGCCGGTTGGTGGCGGGGGATCTTTTTTATCAATCTTCCCATTGGCTTGGCGGCGATTGGAATCCTGTGTTTAAAACCCCAACAAAACGGCGAAGAAAAACCGCCGTCGTGGTCTCTAGACTATGCGGGTGCCGCGTTTAGCATCGTGGGACTGTTCTGTTTGAACCTGGGCCTGATCGAGGTTGCCTCGCGGGACTGGAAGGATCCCTTCGTGGTTGGCTCGATACTGGTCGGATGTAGTTGTATGGCGGCGTTCGTATGGAACGAACGGCGTGTTACCCACCCGATGCTGCCGATGAGTTTGTTCACCAATCGGACCTTTGCTGCGGCCTGTCAGTTGTCGCTCTGTTTTTACTCCGGCTTATACGCCATGTTGTTCTTCTTGTCTCTCAACCTGATCCAAGTTCAGAATTATCCCTCCACCACGGCGGGCCTGGCGCAATTGCCGGTCATGGTCTTGGTGATTTTGATATCTCCGCTGGCCGGGCATCTGGTCGATCGTCACGGTCCGCGGCTTCCGTTGACGATGGCGGGCACGCTGGCGACGATCGGGTTCGCATTATTCGCCTATCCATCGCTTACTTCGGGGCCGGCCGATTACTGGACGAGCTTTTTCCCGGCCCTGGTCCTGATTGGCACAGCGATGGGCTTGAGTGCCGCACCACTCAGTACCACGATCATGAACAGTGTGCCAGCGAGTCAATTGGGAATCGCCTCCGGGATTAACTCCACCCTTTCGCGCCTCTCCAGCGTTCTCGGTTTGGCATTGCTTGGTCCGATTGCAATCATTCAGTTCCGAGGATCTTTGCTGCAACGGGGCGAAGCTTTTTCGCTGGATGCACCCGCCATGAAAACTCTGGAACAACAATCCCGCATGTTTGCCGACGCAGCCCCTCCGCCAGGACTGAGCGAGTCACTGACCACGGCCATCGAACAGGCGATTCGGCTGGCCTACGTCGATGCGTTTCGGTTGGTCTCGTGCCTGTTCGCTGTTGGCGTCGGCGCAAGTACCCTAGCCACTGCAGTGTTGATTCGGCGGTGTTCACAAACTTAA
- a CDS encoding cytochrome P450 translates to MTGQATPSAAAPTKAPGPRGSFLWGNLADFQQDAIGFLTQAVHDHGDIVRLRFGPITAHLVNRPEYAEHILAGAVGRYDKQTRSVARIRATCGDSLLSSEGPAWLRHRRLIQPVFQPRFFESLGPTIDDVIGDTLNRWQDLASRQQDIAIVSEMMRLTMTIAARILFTAEIEKDSEVIERALAVILEDTWRRIEAPVDLASISPRFHRPRFRRALQDIDRIVYRIIEQRRSGGSQHDDLLSRLLAAHQTQAEAGLSDQELRDACVTLLLAGHETTANALTWTFFLISQHPEVELKLHEEGVQFESTRNATQTQMAFSEAIRLYPSIWIIERRAMADDRIGGFAIPRGSMVLTSPYLLHRHAEFWSEPERFDPTRFTPPNIASRPRHAYLPFGIGPHKCIGEHMALTVATHIVARTLSRFQLSVVPGQTIKTLPGITLRHAGELRMKLKPIPCN, encoded by the coding sequence ATGACCGGTCAAGCCACTCCATCAGCGGCCGCACCTACCAAAGCTCCCGGACCACGCGGAAGTTTCCTCTGGGGCAACTTGGCCGACTTCCAACAAGACGCGATCGGATTCCTAACCCAGGCGGTACACGATCACGGCGACATCGTGCGGTTGCGTTTCGGGCCGATTACCGCGCATCTAGTGAATCGACCCGAATACGCTGAACACATACTGGCGGGAGCGGTTGGTCGGTACGACAAACAAACACGCAGCGTCGCGCGGATCCGCGCCACCTGTGGCGACAGCCTGCTTTCGTCTGAGGGCCCGGCATGGCTGCGACATCGTCGACTCATTCAGCCCGTGTTCCAGCCGCGGTTTTTCGAGTCACTCGGACCGACGATTGATGATGTCATCGGAGACACGTTAAACCGCTGGCAGGACTTGGCTAGCCGTCAACAAGACATCGCCATTGTTTCGGAGATGATGCGTTTGACAATGACGATTGCGGCTCGCATTTTGTTCACCGCCGAGATCGAAAAGGACTCGGAAGTCATCGAACGCGCACTGGCCGTGATTCTAGAAGACACCTGGCGGCGCATTGAGGCACCTGTTGATCTCGCGTCCATCTCACCACGATTTCACCGGCCTCGTTTTCGCCGAGCGCTGCAAGACATCGATCGAATCGTCTATCGGATCATCGAACAACGGCGATCGGGCGGGTCGCAGCATGACGATCTATTGTCCCGTCTGTTAGCAGCCCACCAGACGCAAGCCGAGGCGGGCTTGTCGGATCAAGAGCTCCGCGATGCCTGCGTGACGCTGTTGTTGGCAGGTCACGAAACGACCGCCAATGCGCTGACCTGGACCTTTTTCCTGATTTCGCAACATCCCGAAGTCGAACTAAAGCTGCACGAAGAGGGCGTGCAGTTTGAATCCACACGCAATGCGACTCAAACTCAAATGGCGTTTTCGGAGGCGATTCGATTATATCCGTCGATTTGGATTATTGAGCGACGAGCCATGGCCGACGATCGGATTGGTGGATTTGCCATCCCGCGCGGTTCCATGGTGCTGACCTCGCCGTACCTGCTGCACCGACACGCGGAGTTTTGGTCCGAACCCGAGCGATTTGACCCAACCAGGTTCACGCCCCCCAACATCGCAAGTCGACCTCGCCATGCGTACCTTCCTTTCGGTATCGGGCCGCACAAGTGCATCGGCGAACACATGGCTCTGACGGTCGCCACTCACATCGTCGCCCGAACGCTGTCCCGGTTTCAGTTGAGCGTGGTACCGGGTCAAACGATCAAGACGCTACCGGGAATTACGCTTCGACACGCTGGCGAATTGAGGATGAAACTGAAACCGATTCCATGCAATTAG
- a CDS encoding sulfotransferase family protein gives MIRRSTSTPLKHRWSLGHNYLAGITSGAWYRLLRENRFQVSAAYWHRAAFITASSVINSCSSLIERWRFGDAIERTELTQPPLFLLGHWRSGTTLLHYLLAQHDTQFNFANTYQVVNPRTFLTTEKVVKRFGSRLVPPTRPMDNMQLSFNTPQEDEFAPLLLTLCSPYLGISFPHHIDNYAKYLTFHGVPRPTIEAWQQAFIWFCKKLTLQNPRSLLLKSPPHTARIRLLLEMFPDARFVHIHRDPYRVFQSQKHFFDTAGWYTYLQAPDLSTMDDDILQRYTTMYDAYFEDLALIAPDRFCEVRFDDLVADPVGQTRQIYEQLSLPDFESFEPKLRTYVDSLADYQPNRFPTLDEHSRELVATHWSRSFQRWGYSV, from the coding sequence ATGATCCGACGCAGCACGTCCACGCCGCTGAAGCATCGCTGGAGCTTGGGGCATAACTATCTCGCCGGCATTACCAGCGGGGCATGGTATCGCTTGCTCCGCGAGAATCGCTTCCAAGTCTCCGCCGCGTATTGGCATCGAGCCGCCTTCATAACGGCGTCCAGCGTCATCAATTCGTGCAGCAGCCTGATCGAACGCTGGCGTTTTGGTGATGCGATTGAACGCACGGAACTGACCCAGCCCCCCCTGTTCTTGCTGGGCCATTGGCGCAGCGGCACAACGCTACTGCATTACCTACTGGCTCAACACGACACCCAATTCAACTTTGCCAACACCTACCAAGTCGTTAACCCGCGTACGTTTTTGACGACCGAAAAAGTCGTCAAACGGTTTGGTTCTCGACTCGTGCCGCCGACGCGTCCGATGGACAACATGCAACTCAGCTTCAACACACCGCAGGAAGACGAGTTCGCTCCGTTGTTGCTCACGCTCTGCTCACCCTATCTCGGTATCAGCTTTCCACACCACATCGACAACTACGCCAAGTACCTGACTTTTCACGGCGTGCCCCGACCGACCATCGAAGCGTGGCAGCAAGCGTTTATTTGGTTCTGCAAGAAACTGACGCTACAAAATCCGCGCAGTCTGCTGCTGAAATCGCCTCCGCATACGGCTCGGATCCGGCTACTGCTGGAGATGTTTCCGGACGCTCGATTTGTTCACATTCATCGCGATCCCTATCGAGTTTTTCAATCGCAGAAACATTTCTTTGATACCGCCGGATGGTACACGTACCTGCAGGCCCCAGATCTATCGACCATGGATGACGATATTTTGCAGCGATACACCACGATGTACGATGCCTACTTCGAAGACCTGGCCTTGATCGCTCCGGACCGTTTTTGTGAAGTCCGTTTCGACGATCTGGTCGCGGACCCGGTTGGCCAGACGCGACAAATTTATGAGCAATTATCGCTGCCGGATTTTGAGTCGTTCGAACCGAAATTGCGAACCTACGTCGACTCGCTGGCGGACTATCAACCCAATCGTTTCCCCACGCTCGACGAACATAGTCGCGAGCTCGTGGCAACGCACTGGTCCCGCAGTTTTCAGCGTTGGGGTTACTCGGTATGA
- a CDS encoding YybH family protein, which yields MKFYPTVLMFLSMTVAITTLAWSQDTPPDAPAATQPDTAEAATDDASADHEQLRELREILTEAVLKNDVETQLQHVDDQIVTTWQNNQVARGREGLEAFMAEMSSGDSKVFQGYTVRPAADDISVLHGGHTAIAVGKSVPHYKIMGMEFDLENRWTATLVKKDGQWKLAAYHVSGNILDNPVLDAAKGSLVWVGGIAAVVGLLAGMLLMKIMNKSKSNPA from the coding sequence ATGAAATTCTATCCAACCGTCCTGATGTTTTTGTCGATGACAGTCGCAATCACGACACTCGCTTGGTCGCAAGACACTCCGCCCGATGCTCCCGCCGCCACCCAACCAGACACAGCAGAAGCAGCAACGGATGACGCCTCAGCCGACCATGAACAGCTTCGCGAACTGAGAGAAATCCTGACCGAAGCGGTGCTCAAGAATGATGTCGAAACCCAATTGCAACATGTGGATGACCAAATCGTCACGACTTGGCAGAACAATCAAGTCGCCCGAGGCCGAGAGGGACTTGAAGCCTTTATGGCAGAGATGAGTTCGGGAGACAGCAAGGTTTTTCAGGGATACACCGTTCGACCGGCGGCCGATGACATTTCCGTCCTGCACGGTGGCCATACCGCGATTGCGGTTGGCAAGTCGGTACCGCACTACAAGATCATGGGCATGGAATTTGACTTAGAGAATCGCTGGACTGCTACGCTTGTAAAAAAGGACGGCCAATGGAAACTGGCCGCCTACCACGTCTCCGGCAATATTCTCGACAATCCGGTCCTCGATGCGGCCAAGGGGTCGCTTGTCTGGGTCGGCGGGATCGCGGCGGTGGTCGGACTGCTGGCAGGGATGCTGCTGATGAAAATCATGAACAAGAGCAAGTCGAATCCCGCATGA
- a CDS encoding PEP/pyruvate-binding domain-containing protein → MPVKQLPQSPTTPDHQPPYASLPSDIGGKAANLQSLQAAGFDVPPFVVSPDNLSATVARLGTPLVVRSSATGEDGDAVSFAGQFESYLNLNTLEQVAQAVERCHDSVRQPSVADYCRKHAVPFDQLKMHVIVQRMIEPELAGVVFTVNPTTGSDQMVIEACEGTADALLSGQQSPLPADHPLLRKHRRGIESLARRIQRHFGTPQDIEFAIAEDRIWVLQARPITRITFSSEAGEWTTADFRDGGVSSTVCSPLMWSLYESIWDCSLKDTLRQLRLWKHDFQAAKMFFGRPYWNLAALKDCLAQLPGYKEREFDDDLSIQVNYTGDGKVTPVTVGRVLRAIPTVLAVKRFLRSQKQAAEALLDSADSGSFSPWHDMPRTEHSFRQLIEQVYAEVEYTYFRTIFAASLAKLDFVSSFPNADCGALVAGLPPLRHMAPVRAVQSLPQRTPESIAEVTNTYRHHYRNGLDVIFPRWDEDQTFVHNMLVDLPDSGGRNPIQAYHTAYAETLQQTPRWKRRTFERKLATLRHFLWLREELRDVSSQIYYHIRQHALELGHQRDLGDSIFFQTFQDIFADRRDHIETNREIYDSYRCFPAPNEIGGPAPADVPSAAGDLRGIGVSPGTCTATAFLAKNVEQAANMPRGQILVCPFTDPGWTAVLDRAAGVVTETGGMLSHAAILCREYGIPAVLNVRNAMTTIAAGEMILIDGGRGRVEPLNQREA, encoded by the coding sequence ATGCCTGTAAAGCAACTTCCACAATCCCCAACCACTCCAGATCACCAGCCGCCCTATGCTTCGTTGCCCTCCGACATCGGGGGCAAAGCCGCCAACCTGCAATCACTGCAAGCCGCGGGTTTTGATGTACCTCCGTTTGTTGTCTCTCCTGACAATCTTTCCGCAACGGTTGCGCGATTGGGTACGCCACTGGTGGTTCGTTCCTCGGCCACGGGTGAAGACGGCGACGCGGTATCTTTCGCGGGTCAATTTGAAAGCTACCTGAACCTGAACACCCTCGAACAGGTCGCGCAAGCCGTTGAGCGCTGTCATGATTCGGTGCGGCAACCCTCCGTAGCGGACTACTGCCGCAAACACGCGGTGCCGTTTGATCAATTGAAGATGCACGTGATTGTGCAACGAATGATTGAACCCGAGCTGGCCGGCGTGGTGTTTACGGTCAACCCAACCACCGGATCGGACCAGATGGTCATCGAAGCCTGCGAGGGCACGGCCGACGCGTTGCTTTCCGGCCAGCAATCACCGCTGCCAGCAGACCATCCGTTATTACGCAAACACAGGCGCGGTATCGAATCGCTCGCTCGTCGCATCCAGCGTCATTTCGGCACACCGCAGGACATCGAATTTGCGATCGCCGAGGACAGGATTTGGGTGCTGCAGGCGCGGCCCATAACTCGCATCACCTTTTCCAGCGAAGCCGGTGAATGGACCACTGCGGACTTTCGCGATGGGGGCGTCTCCAGCACGGTCTGCAGTCCGTTGATGTGGTCGCTGTATGAATCCATCTGGGATTGTTCCCTCAAAGACACCCTGCGTCAGCTTCGCTTATGGAAACATGACTTCCAAGCCGCAAAAATGTTTTTCGGCCGGCCGTATTGGAATCTCGCCGCACTGAAAGACTGTCTCGCCCAACTGCCGGGTTACAAAGAACGCGAGTTTGATGACGACTTAAGCATTCAAGTTAACTACACCGGCGATGGCAAGGTGACTCCGGTTACGGTGGGTCGCGTACTAAGAGCGATCCCGACCGTGCTGGCGGTGAAACGATTCCTGCGATCTCAAAAACAAGCTGCCGAAGCCCTGTTGGACTCGGCAGACAGTGGAAGTTTTTCTCCATGGCACGACATGCCGCGGACCGAACATTCTTTCCGCCAACTAATCGAACAGGTCTACGCCGAAGTCGAGTACACCTACTTCAGGACCATCTTTGCGGCCTCCTTGGCAAAACTCGATTTTGTCAGTTCTTTTCCCAACGCCGACTGTGGAGCACTGGTTGCCGGGCTTCCCCCGTTGCGTCATATGGCGCCCGTTCGTGCCGTGCAATCGTTGCCGCAGCGGACACCTGAATCGATCGCTGAAGTTACTAACACGTATCGCCATCACTACCGAAACGGCCTGGATGTGATCTTCCCCCGCTGGGACGAAGATCAAACGTTTGTCCACAATATGCTTGTTGACCTGCCGGATTCCGGTGGCCGAAACCCCATCCAGGCCTACCATACAGCGTATGCCGAAACGTTACAGCAAACGCCTCGCTGGAAGCGTCGGACGTTTGAACGAAAGCTGGCGACACTGCGGCATTTCCTGTGGCTACGCGAAGAACTGCGTGATGTATCCAGCCAAATCTATTACCACATACGACAACATGCACTCGAGCTCGGACATCAACGGGACTTGGGAGATTCGATTTTCTTCCAAACCTTTCAAGACATCTTTGCCGATCGACGAGACCACATCGAAACCAATCGCGAGATCTACGATAGCTATCGCTGCTTCCCAGCGCCCAACGAGATCGGCGGACCGGCACCCGCCGACGTACCGTCCGCGGCGGGTGACCTCCGCGGCATTGGCGTCAGCCCAGGAACCTGCACGGCCACGGCCTTCCTTGCCAAAAATGTCGAGCAAGCGGCGAACATGCCACGGGGCCAAATTCTGGTTTGCCCGTTCACCGATCCCGGTTGGACGGCTGTGCTCGACCGCGCCGCTGGGGTCGTTACCGAAACAGGCGGCATGCTCTCTCATGCCGCGATCCTGTGCCGTGAATACGGTATCCCCGCCGTGCTTAATGTGCGCAACGCAATGACAACCATCGCTGCGGGCGAGATGATTTTGATCGATGGTGGCCGAGGCCGAGTGGAACCCCTTAACCAAAGAGAAGCATGA
- a CDS encoding aminotransferase class III-fold pyridoxal phosphate-dependent enzyme yields the protein MEFDRHKSAARFTVRHKPGLHNLLSAMGMDLTYHRASGDFLFYRDSGDAEVQVLDLVGGYGTLLLGHNHPGVLAAATEFLQSGNVNHAQGSLRQGAQQLANVLNARLRGDFCAVFANSGTEAVEAALKHAMLETGGRTLISLNGGFHGKTLGSLHASSNPRFRTPFGHGNLELRRVDANDLLQLETTFEQCTDLAGVLYEPIQGEAGVRPLDAGYLQRAAELCASRNIPLIADECQTGLGRTGEFLASHSLGVRPDYILLSKALGGGLAKIAALLIDRARYREDFDLLHSSTFADDEFSSAIALKVLELLSDDALARCKQQGDYLLGALATVQQRFPETIRDVRGRGLMLGVELNRRAKPQSFLLNHLVDRELLGPMIASYLLHQHQIRVAPTLSDSFTLRIQPSLTVDRGQLDRFVSALTDVCEKLSADDTAGLTRFLSVKPRPTSSPPKPLKEPRLTDVAIFSYRGNPFFDTSTEASTPNSPARVGWIFHLVDESNIGHLEPALADWSRAEQGAFSERWSRLCEPLMMDTVDIRSRHGNTVRLHPILLPVTSRWMLKHARSGTATALVERAVETASAIHCDVVSLGQFTSIVTQRGKSLQPRDLLITTGASYTAALAEQAIRLELTRRSLNGRGLTLAVIGGAGEIGRTCAALLAAKFGRCLLFGSQRRDSLDRLQQVARDIPGTSVATSAQMIGQADVVLCATNQIAASVSLESLNPNAIVCDVSIPGALLPVATDRYPNITIVDGGTVDLPHHECLRIPGFPLPSGRTYGCMAEGLLLGLEGRRHSPSVTPTSVESAQRMAQIAAKHGFTLRSQQGTRASSSTVVEPCL from the coding sequence ATGGAATTTGATCGCCATAAATCAGCTGCCCGATTCACGGTTCGCCACAAGCCCGGACTGCACAACCTGTTGTCAGCGATGGGCATGGACCTCACCTACCATCGGGCCTCGGGGGACTTCCTTTTCTATCGGGATAGCGGGGATGCTGAAGTTCAAGTCTTGGACCTTGTTGGCGGGTACGGCACGCTGCTGCTGGGACACAATCATCCTGGGGTACTGGCCGCAGCGACGGAATTCCTCCAATCCGGAAACGTCAACCATGCTCAGGGCTCCCTCCGGCAGGGTGCCCAACAATTGGCAAACGTGCTGAACGCTCGACTTCGAGGGGACTTCTGCGCCGTGTTTGCCAATTCAGGCACCGAAGCCGTGGAGGCGGCCCTGAAACATGCCATGCTGGAAACGGGTGGCCGTACGCTGATTTCGTTGAACGGCGGCTTTCATGGAAAAACGCTCGGATCCCTTCACGCGTCCTCGAACCCACGCTTCCGAACACCATTTGGCCATGGCAACCTGGAACTCCGGCGTGTCGATGCAAACGATCTCCTACAACTCGAAACGACTTTCGAACAATGCACCGATCTAGCCGGAGTGCTGTACGAACCGATTCAGGGCGAAGCCGGCGTCCGGCCCTTGGATGCCGGCTACCTGCAGCGTGCGGCGGAGTTGTGCGCGTCAAGAAATATTCCTCTGATCGCTGACGAATGCCAGACCGGGTTGGGACGCACCGGCGAATTCCTTGCCAGCCACAGCCTGGGTGTACGGCCCGACTACATCCTGCTGTCCAAAGCACTGGGCGGAGGATTAGCGAAAATAGCGGCGTTATTGATCGACCGTGCTCGCTACCGGGAGGACTTCGATCTGCTGCACAGCAGCACCTTCGCGGATGATGAATTTTCGTCTGCGATCGCGCTGAAGGTTCTGGAATTATTGAGTGACGACGCACTCGCACGCTGCAAGCAGCAAGGCGATTATCTACTCGGCGCCCTGGCCACGGTACAGCAACGCTTCCCGGAAACCATCCGCGATGTTCGCGGTCGCGGCTTGATGCTCGGCGTCGAGCTGAACCGACGGGCCAAGCCACAGAGCTTTTTGCTGAACCATCTGGTGGATCGGGAACTGCTCGGCCCGATGATCGCGAGCTATTTGCTGCATCAACACCAGATCCGCGTGGCCCCCACGCTGAGCGATTCATTCACGCTGAGAATCCAACCTTCGCTCACTGTGGACCGTGGGCAACTGGATCGTTTCGTTTCCGCATTGACAGACGTTTGCGAAAAACTCTCCGCGGACGACACGGCTGGTTTGACTCGCTTTCTTTCCGTAAAACCACGGCCGACGTCATCCCCGCCCAAGCCTCTCAAAGAACCGCGTCTAACCGATGTCGCCATCTTTTCCTATCGCGGCAATCCGTTCTTCGACACCTCGACGGAAGCATCCACTCCCAACTCGCCGGCTCGAGTTGGATGGATTTTCCATCTTGTCGACGAGTCGAACATCGGGCACCTGGAACCGGCACTGGCGGACTGGTCGCGGGCAGAACAAGGTGCTTTCAGTGAACGCTGGAGCCGACTGTGTGAGCCGCTGATGATGGACACGGTCGACATTCGCTCTCGCCATGGAAACACCGTTCGCCTGCATCCCATTCTGCTGCCGGTTACGTCTCGCTGGATGCTGAAACACGCGCGAAGCGGAACCGCCACGGCACTCGTCGAACGAGCGGTCGAAACGGCGTCCGCGATTCATTGCGACGTTGTTTCGTTGGGACAATTCACGTCCATCGTCACGCAGCGTGGCAAGTCCCTTCAGCCTCGCGATCTGCTCATTACCACCGGAGCTAGCTACACCGCCGCGCTCGCCGAGCAGGCTATCCGTTTGGAACTGACACGACGCTCGCTGAATGGCCGGGGGTTGACGTTGGCCGTGATTGGTGGGGCAGGCGAGATCGGCCGCACCTGTGCCGCCCTGCTAGCCGCCAAGTTTGGGCGTTGCCTGTTGTTTGGCAGCCAGCGCCGTGACTCGTTGGATCGCCTGCAACAGGTAGCCCGTGACATTCCTGGAACGTCGGTGGCAACAAGTGCCCAAATGATTGGACAAGCGGATGTCGTGCTGTGCGCGACCAACCAAATCGCCGCCTCGGTCAGCCTCGAAAGCCTGAACCCGAATGCCATCGTTTGCGACGTTTCGATACCCGGTGCGTTGCTTCCAGTGGCTACCGACAGGTATCCAAACATCACCATCGTGGATGGAGGAACGGTCGACCTACCGCATCACGAATGCTTAAGAATCCCTGGATTTCCGTTGCCGTCCGGTCGGACCTACGGCTGCATGGCCGAGGGACTGCTGCTCGGACTCGAAGGCCGACGACACTCCCCCTCCGTCACGCCGACCTCGGTCGAAAGCGCACAACGCATGGCACAAATCGCGGCCAAGCACGGGTTTACGTTACGGTCCCAGCAAGGCACCCGTGCATCCTCATCGACGGTGGTGGAACCATGCCTGTAA